A stretch of Henckelia pumila isolate YLH828 chromosome 4, ASM3356847v2, whole genome shotgun sequence DNA encodes these proteins:
- the LOC140864165 gene encoding ammonium transporter 1 member 2-like has protein sequence MANLLSSCTASDLLPLFGGSANATAVASLICNSFAAVSDQLTTASHAIDNTYLLFSAYLVFAMQLGFAMLCAGSVRAKNTMNIMLTNVLDAAAGGLSYYLFGYAFAFGGPSNGFIGKHFFGLKEFPTDSADYSFFLYQWAFAIAAAGITSGSIAERTQFVAYLIYSSFLTGFVYPVVSHWFWSGDGWAGAARTSGSPLFGSGAIDFAGSGVVHMVGGIAGLWGAYIEGPRIGRFARSGRSVALRGHSSSLVVLGTFLLWFGWYGFNPGSFLTINKAYTTRGSFYGQWSAIGRTAVTTTLAGSTAALTTLFGKRLLAGHWNVIDVCNGLLGGFAAITSGCSVVDPWAAIICGFVSAWVLIGFNMLAEKLEYDDPLEAAQLHGGCGAWGLLFTGLFANKAYVIEAYGGDPGRPHGLFMGGGGKLLAAQIIQILVIIGWVSVTMGPLFFALKKLGLLRISSENEMAGMDMTSHGGMAYIYHDEEDSNRLPLFNVKRIEPTNSITPKQLS, from the exons ATGGCTAATCTCTTGAGCAGCTGCACGGCCAGCGACCTCCTTCCCCTCTTCGGCGGCTCCGCTAACGCCACGGCCGTCGCCTCCTTGATATGCAACAGCTTCGCAGCCGTCTCCGACCAGCTCACCACCGCCTCACACGCCATCGACAACACGTACCTCCTCTTCTCCGCGTACCTAGTTTTCGCCATGCAGCTCGGCTTCGCCATGCTGTGCGCCGGCTCAGTCCGAGCCAAGAACACCATGAACATAATGCTCACCAACGTCCTCGACGCGGCGGCGGGGGGGCTGAGCTACTACCTGTTCGGCTACGCCTTCGCATTCGGCGGACCCTCCAATGGATTCATCGGCAAACACTTCTTCGGCCTCAAGGAATTTCCCACGGATTCTGCTGATTACAGCTTTTTCCTTTACCAATGGGCTTTCGCCATTGCTGCAGCAG GTATCACTAGCGGGTCCATTGCAGAAAGAACACAGTTCGTTGCATACCTTATATACTCTTCATTCCTAACCGGTTTTGTGTACCCGGTCGTTTCACATTGGTTCTGGTCCGGGGACGGTTGGGCCGGAGCCGCAAGAACCAGTGGTAGCCCTCTCTTCGGCTCGGGAGCCATCGATTTCGCCGGTTCAGGTGTGGTCCACATGGTTGGTGGTATTGCTGGTCTGTGGGGAGCCTATATAGAAGGTCCGAGAATCGGCCGGTTCGCCCGGAGTGGCCGGTCCGTCGCCTTGCGTGGACACAGCTCTTCACTAGTTGTGTTGGGGACTTTCTTGCTCTGGTTCGGGTGGTACGGGTTCAATCCCGGTTCGTTTTTAACCATAAACAAGGCGTACACTACGAGGGGTTCGTTTTACGGCCAATGGAGCGCCATCGGGAGGACAGCCGTCACGACGACCCTGGCGGGGAGCACGGCGGCCCTCACCACCTTGTTCGGGAAGAGGCTTCTGGCTGGGCATTGGAATGTGATCGATGTGTGCAATGGCTTGCTAGGGGGGTTCGCGGCGATCACGTCCGGCTGCTCGGTGGTCGACCCGTGGGCGGCGATCATATGCGGGTTCGTGTCGGCTTGGGTGTTGATCGGGTTCAACATGTTGGCGGAGAAACTCGAGTACGATGACCCGCTGGAAGCAGCACAATTGCATGGTGGGTGTGGTGCATGGGGTCTACTATTCACCGGATTATTTGCCAACAAGGCTTATGTGATTGAGGCGTACGGTGGCGATCCCGGTCGGCCGCACGGGTTGTTCATGGGCGGAGGGGGGAAGCTTTTGGCAGCTCAGATCATCCAGATTCTAGTGATAATCGGATGGGTAAGCGTGACGATGGGGCCGCTTTTCTTCGCTCTTAAAAAATTAGGGCTGCTTAGGATTTCGAGTGAAAACGAGATGGCCGGAATGGATATGACTAGTCATGGAGGGATGGCTTATATTTACCATGATGAGGAGGATTCCAACAGACTCCCGTTGTTCAATGTTAAACGAATCGAACCGACAAATAGCATCACGCCGAAGCAACTTTCCTGA